A part of Maniola hyperantus chromosome 14, iAphHyp1.2, whole genome shotgun sequence genomic DNA contains:
- the LOC117988424 gene encoding mucolipin-3-like, with the protein MTSPEGQLDVEDGPKEEIQSNNVPNRGNSQGTSWSAPNSTMLAEVEEKMRRKLQFFFMNPIEKWRAKRKFPYKFVVQVIKIVLVTLQLCLFAHNRYNHVNYTWDNRISFSHLFLLGWDSTREINAYPPGAGPLAVYKVDEFYNSLDYAYAGYSNLTNAIGPYSYNDENNIKPDPEFCHYYYKKGIINGFNESYEFNAEIEFNCTNFTSMETKGFKSQQFLKDAGFKVDFSALVRAELKFSLKTINFRAAGPITPPDCFRFDVSIVFDNEDHDGKMSLYLEAEPHKLTCKGDKTYVTDNKIDQILRSILNILVIIICSASLILCSRAIYRAQLLKGITCAFFRRAYNKELSLDGRLEFLNIWYIMIIVNDVLIIMGSAMKEQIERNQFTYDEWNVCSLFLGIGNLLVWFGVLRYLGFFKTYNVVILTLKTAAPKIFRFSCCALLLYAGFTFCGWLVLGPYHMKFRSLATTSECLFSLINGDDMFATFSIMSKKSPMLWWFSRVYLYSFISLYIYVVLSLFISVIMDAYDTIKQYYREGFPKNDLQQFIGETSIEEVSSGLYRSQSSSSLNTTMSSFFCCNFYRRAYSKINGGQSNVNLL; encoded by the coding sequence ATGACGTCTCCAGAAGGACAACTCGATGTGGAAGACGGACCTAAAGAGGAAATACAAAGCAATAATGTACCCAACCGCGGAAACTCCCAAGGTACGTCCTGGTCGGCTCCAAATTCCACGATGCTCGCCGAAGTAGAAGAAAAAATGCGTCGAAAACTCCAGTTCTTCTTTATGAATCCTATCGAGAAATGGCGAGCAAAACGTAAGTTTCCTTACAAATTCGTCGTCCAGGTGATAAAAATAGTGCTTGTTACCCTCCAGCTGTGTCTGTTTGCACATAACAGATACAACCATGTGAACTATACGTGGGATAACAGAATATCGTTTTCACACTTGTTTTTGTTGGGATGGGATTCTACACGAGAGATAAACGCGTATCCGCCCGGCGCTGGCCCTTTAGCCGTTTATAAAGTTGATGAGTTCTACAACAGCTTAGATTATGCCTATGCTGGGTATTCAAACTTGACAAATGCCATTGGACCGTATTCGTACAATGATGAAAACAATATAAAACCCGACCCAGAATTCTGTCACTACTATTATAAGAAAGGAATTATCAATGGTTTTAACGAGAGCTACGAATTTAATGCTGAAATTGAATTCAATTGTACTAACTTCACAAGTATGGAAACAAAAGGTTTTAAATCTCaacaatttttaaaagatgCTGGATTTAAAGTCGACTTCTCTGCTTTAGTTAGAGCTGAATTGAAGTTTTCCTTGAAAACTATAAATTTCAGAGCTGCAGGGCCGATAACTCCACCGGATTGCTTCAGATTTGATGTCAGCATTGTATTTGATAACGAGGATCACGATGGAAAAATGTCGTTGTACTTAGAGGCTGAACCGCACAAGTTAACTTGTAAAGGTGACAAGACTTACGTAACGGATAATAAAATAGACCAGATTCTGAGAAGCATACTCAATAttctagttattataatatgtagtgcCTCGCTCATTCTCTGCAGCAGAGCTATTTACAGAGCACAGTTATTAAAAGGAATCACTTGTGCTTTTTTCAGAAGAGCTTACAATAAGGAGCTGAGTTTAGATGGTCGCTTGGAATTCCTCAATATTTGGTACATTATGATTATAGTTAACGACGTTTTGATCATCATGGGATCAGCGATGAAAGAACAAATCGAACGTAATCAGTTCACATACGACGAGTGGAATGTGTGTTCTTTATTTTTGGGTATAGGAAACCTGTTAGTCTGGTTCGGAGTTTTGCGTTACCTCGGATTCTTTAAAACGTACAATGTTGTTATATTGACACTGAAAACGGCTGCGCCGAAAATATTTAGGTTTTCCTGCTGCGCTTTGTTACTCTACGCTGGATTTACTTTTTGCGGTTGGCTTGTGTTAGGCCCTTATCATATGAAATTCAGATCTTTGGCTACGACTTCCGAATGTTTATTTTCACTTATTAACGGCGATGATATGTTCGCAACTTTTTCGATCATGTCTAAAAAATCACCAATGCTATGGTGGTTCAGCCGAGTTTACCTATACTCCTTTATAAGTTTGTATATTTATGTAGTTCTAAGTTTATTCATATCGGTGATAATGGATGCATATGATACCATTAAGCAATACTATAGAGAGGGATTTCCTAAAAACGATTTGCAACAGTTCATCGGTGAAACCAGCATTGAGGAGGTGTCATCAGGGTTGTATCGTTCCCAAAGTTCCTCATCGCTAAACACGACTATGAGCTCGTTTTTCTGTTGTAATTTTTATAGAAGAGCATACTCAAAAATCAATGGTGGACAGTCAAATGTAAACTTGTTGTAA
- the LOC117988428 gene encoding lipid droplet-regulating VLDL assembly factor AUP1-like translates to MALTLDKLTNDERFSGDNILQFLLYLPLGLLLTAFRVALGLVLWIASIILPNKSAVRQLLSTLACWTFGVYVKVKGSRDPRCSVLVANYVSCLDSLAASHTLGTISLRKWKVPPFFASTLGIKNAAQFVRKEHFTENPSKPVLLQPEGGPTNGKGLLKFTDWSFPIGNRVQPVAITVERAFTNVTVHRPNDKSDVFPWWDALWFLWTPCSVFTLRVLPAIDRREDSDQVFAERVRQAVADALQVEVTEYTWEEVSRGPRVRRRAAIQSEVMRRARHVKEVLPLVPLKDIVKELEKTRSVDVTITNFLEGLVPYTSEAESVAEPQPSTSQAPPKYVTPLPTGTFPKTAKERQMSFQDKKAQMIAEARQRYIEKHGLQIAC, encoded by the exons ATGGCTCTGACACTGGACAAGCTCACCAATGACGAGAG GTTTAGTGGTGACAATATACTACAGTTTTTACTATATTTGCCCCTGGGGCTACTTTTGACGGCCTTCCGAGTAGCCCTAGGGCTTGTATTATGGATTGCCTCGATCATTCTGCCAAATAAATCTGCTGTGAGGCAGCTACTGTCCACCCTTGCTTGTTGGACGTTTG GCGTGTACGTGAAAGTGAAGGGCAGCAGAGACCCGCGCTGCAGCGTGCTGGTCGCCAACTATGTGTCGTGTCTAGACTCCCTGGCCGCCTCGCACACGCTCGGGACTATCAGT TTAAGAAAATGGAAGGTCCCACCATTTTTCGCATCAACACTCGGAATCAAGAATGCTGCTCAGTTTGTGAGAAA AGAACACTTCACGGAGAATCCCAGTAAACCCGTGCTACTGCAGCCGGAAGGTGGTCCCACTAACGGCAAGGGACTTCTCAAGTTCACGGACTGGTCCTTCCCTATCGGCAACAGAGTGCAGCCCGTCGCTATCA CTGTGGAGCGTGCCTTCACAAACGTGACAGTGCACCGTCCTAACGACAAATCGGACGTGTTCCCTTGGTGGGACGCGCTGTGGTTCCTGTGGACGCCGTGCTCTGTGTTCACTCTGAGGGTCCTCCCCGCCATAGACAGGAGGGAGGACAGCGACCAGGTGTTTGCTGAGCGAGTGAGGCAAGCCGTTGCTGACGCTTTGCAG GTAGAGGTAACAGAGTACACATGGGAGGAGGTGAGCCGCGGCCCGCGCGTGCGACGTCGCGCGGCCATCCAGAGCGAGGTGATGCGACGCGCCAGGCACGTGAAGGAAGTGTTGCCCCTCGTACCATTGAAAGACATCGTGAAGGAACTTG AAAAAACACGCAGCGTAGACGTAACAATAACGAACTTTCTAGAAGGTCTCGTCCCTTACACGTCAGAAGCCGAGTCGGTCGCCGAACCCCAACCTAGCACCTCTCAAGCACCCCCCAAATATGTGACCCCCCTACCAACAGGGACCTTCCCCAAAACTGCCAAGGAAAGGCAGATGAGCTTCCAAGATAAGAAAGCACAGATGATCGCAGAGGCCCGGCAGAGGTATATAGAGAAACACGGGCTACAGATAGCTTGTTGA